From a region of the Zingiber officinale cultivar Zhangliang chromosome 4B, Zo_v1.1, whole genome shotgun sequence genome:
- the LOC121975061 gene encoding annexin D4-like translates to MAEEFEALTRAFSGLGGLGVDESSLVTAISKWRKQPEKRGGFRSASHFFDSKGSFDRCEDTFIRAIEEEFSRFKNIMVEWTMHPWERDARWIHLVLHKDYPISVIVEIASTRSSDELLGVRKAYHALYHHSIEEEVAYRVKENYSGLLVGLVSAYRYEGSRVDHEMAKSEAKILGNSIKNASKKDPVEDQEVIRILTTRSKAHISLTFKHYKEMFGKSIDKDLVDESCLHEAAQCLESAPKYFSKVIDKAFEGAHKTGKDALARVIVSRADVDMEEIKKAYQEQYNAKLEDMIVKNTHGNYREALLSLVQN, encoded by the exons ATGGCAGAGGAGTTTGAAGCGCTCACCAGAGCTTTCTCCG GTCTCGGTGGTTTGGGGGTGGACGAGAGCTCGTTGGTCACTGCGATATCCAAATGGCGCAAGCAGCCGGAGAAACGGGGAGGCTTCAGGAGTGCCTCCCACTTCTTCGACTCCAAAGGAAGCTTTGACCGATGCGAAGACACTTTCATCCGAGCCATCGAGGAAGAATTCTCACGCTTCAAG AATATCATGGTGGAATGGACAATGCATCCATGGGAAAGGGATGCACGATGGATTCACCTAGTCCTCCACAAGGATTATCCAATCAGTGTGATAGTTGAGATTGCTAGTACcaggtcttccgatgagcttctTGGAGTAAGGAAGGCCTACCATGCTCTTTATCACCATTCTATAGAGGAAGAAGTCGCTTACCGTGTGAAGGAAAACTACTCTGGA CTTCTAGTTGGACTTGTAAGCGCATACAGATACGAAGGTTCTCGAGTTGATCATGAGATGGCAAAGTCCGAGGCCAAGATACTCGGAAACTCAATCAAGAATGCAAGCAAAAAGGACCCTGTAGAGGATCAGGAGGTCATTAGGATACTAACAACAAGAAGCAAAGCACATATCTCCCTTACTTTCAAGCACTACAAGGAAATGTTTGGCAAGTCCATTGATAAG GACTTAGTTGATGAATCATGCCTACATGAAGCAGCGCAGTGCTTGGAATCAGCTCCAAAGTATTTTAGCAAG GTAATTGACAAGGCTTTCGAAGGAGCACATAAGACTGGGAAAGATGCACTTGCAAGAGTGATTGTAAGTCGAGCTGATGTGGACATGGAAGAGATAAAAAAAGCTTATCAAGAGCAATACAATGCCAAACTGGAAGACATGATAGTAAAGAATACCCATGGCAACTACCGGGAAGCATTGCTTTCCTTGGTACAAAACTGA